CGCCGACCAGCACCGGGCCCGGCGCGTTGCACAGGCTGGAGTCGAAATCGAAATAAAACGCCGCATCGGAGTTCACCCGCGTCTGGCAACTGAGCATTTTGCGTTGCTGCAGGTCGAGGCTGGAGAGTGCTTCGTCGTCGACATAATCCTGGGTGTAATCCCCCGACTCGCAACGGCCCTGACACGTGCCGCACACACCTTCGCGGCAATCGAGGGGGATCTTGATGCCATTGCGCAGTGCGGCATCCAACAGGATTTCACCCGCGCCCACCGGAAAAAACAGGGTCTTGCCGTCGGCAAAACTGAAGGCCACTTTGTGATTCATTCGCGAAACTCCACAGGTGATGCGCGTCACAGGTGATAGAAATCCAACACCGAGTTGATGGTGTCGTTAAGCAGCAGCGCATGCTTGCGGGTGATCAGCCAACTGTCGCCGTCGGGTTTGAGGCGGTAAGTGGCGTGCCCGTAGAACTGCTCCGAGGTGGCCAGCCGGTAAAACAGCGTGTGCCAGTTCAGGTGCACTTGCAGGGTGCCGTCGGCCTGTTCGGCAATACGCACGTTGTTGATCAGGTGCAGGGTGCGCGGCATCGGCGTGGCGGAGGCGGCCTTGCCGGTGCGCAGGCGGAACACGCGGTCTTCAAGCCCCGAACGGTTGGCGTAGTAGATCAGCGACAGTTCGCGCTTGGGATCGCGGGTATAGACGTGTTCCGAATCCCACTGCGGCAAGTGGAATTCGCTCTGTGGGTCGAACAGCTGCACATAGGCGTCCCAGTCCTGGGCGTCGCACAGCTCGCACTTGCGGTAGAAGAACTGTTCGATGCGGTACTGCAGTTGCGCATTCATCATTGCACCTCCCGCAGTGTCAGCGCGCGTTGCTCCAGCCCCTTGAGCAGAAATTGCTGCCAGTTGCGGTGCTGGTTGACGTACAGCCCTTCGTGGGTGAACTCGGTACCGGTCATCGCCGGCTGGATGCCGAGGGCTTCGCTGTTGGGGGTGGCCCCGGTTTGCCAGCGGTGGCTGCCACGGGAGATATCGCTCCAGCGTTCCAGGCGGCCCTGGAACCCGCGTTGGGCTTCGCGAAATTCCACCAGGTCGTCCGGTGTGCCCATGCCCGACACGTTGAAGAAATCCTCGAACTGGCGAATGCGATTTTCGCGGTCGGCGTCGGATTCACCCTTCACGCCCAGGCATTGGCTGATGATCTCGGTCTTGTTCCATGCCACCGGGCGGATGATGCGCAGCTGCGAGCTGATCTGGTCGAGAAAAAACAGGCTGGGGTATATGTTCAGGTTGCGCAGGCGGTGCATCATCCATTCGGCTTTTTGCTGGCCGTGTTCGGCGACCAGGCGCGGCATGATCGTGGCATAGCCGGAACGCACGCTCGGGTTGGGCATGTCGCTGAACAACACGCTATGGCCATTGTTGAAGGCGAACCAGCCGTCATCGGTATTCGCGTCGCCTGCGCCGAGCTTGCTGTAGTCCAGCGTGCTGCCGGCGGCGCTGCCGTTTTCGCTGTTCACTTGCTGGCGGTGCTGCACCGTGGCCACGTAGTTGTAGTGCACAGTACTGACGTGATAACCGTCCAGGCCGTTTTCGTTTTGCAGCTTCCAGTTGCCGTCGTAGGTGTAGGCGGATTTACCCGGCAGCACCTCCAACTCACCGGTAGCCGACTGCGCGACCATCATGTCGAAAAACACTTTTGCATCGCCGAGAAAATCCTCCAGGCTGTCGCCGCCGCTCACGTCCAGGCTGATGAACACGAAGCCTTTGTAGCTTTCGATGCGCGCCTTTTTCAGGCCGCGTGTCGCCTTGTCGAAACCCTCCGGGTATTCCCCCGGCGCCTTGACCTTCACCAGTCGGCCATCGCTCTTGTAGCACCAGGCATGGAACGGGCAGGTGAAGGTGGACTGGTTGCCCTTGCCCACGCGGGTAAGCGTGGTGCCGCGATGCTGGCAGGCATTGACCAGAGCATTGAGGCGGCCTTCGCCGTCGCGGGTGATGATCATTGGCTGGCGCCCGGCGCGCATCGTCACGAAGTCATGGAGGTTGGCCAGTTCGCTTTCGTGGCAGGCGTAGATCCAGTTCTTTTCGAAGATCAGTTCCATCTCCAGATCGAACAGCTGCGGCTCGGTGAACATGTCGCGGGCGATGCGGAACACATCGTCGACGGGGCGAAAATCCAGGCAGCTTTCGATAAAGCTTTTCCATTGCTCGACGCTTCTTGCACCACTCATGGGAGGCACCTTTTATTAATGGCTGAACACGTCGGCCATTAAGCGGTTGAGCGTCGGCCGTGGGCTATCCGCTTAATGGGGGAAGGTGCGCCGGATAATTGGGCAGCAACTACCCACGTCGGTGCAGCGCGGTGACGTAATGCGCTACTGTCCTGCCGGGCGATGTGCGCAAAAGCGTGGGACTTATCCACATAGTCGACGCTTGTTATCCAGCCAGTGGCAAACCGGCCGGCGTGGCGCAGAACTTGCCTTCAGCTCAGATGACGCGCCGCCAGAGCGCGCAAATGCCTAACCGCCGTGGGTGCACCCTGATGAGTAGCCAGACACGCGATATCCGTATTCAACGTTTCGACCTGGAGGGCGCCCGCAGTTGGATGTCCGGCATCTGCGGGCCGCACCGCCTGGCGACGGCAACGCCCGAGCGCCTGCGCTTCCACCACAGTGCCAATGTGTTCAAGTCCCGCGCTACCACCCTCGGCGTGATCGAATACGGCACCGACGTGACTATCGATATCGAAGACGCCGAACACTTCAGCAGCTACAGCCTGAGCCTGCCGCTGGTGGGCGAGCAGGAGTTGAGCAAGAACGGCGAGCGCTTGAGTTCCAACTGCGATCAAGGCGTGATCATCTCGCCCAACGAGCATCAGGTGCTGGCGATTTCCGGCGACTGTCGCAAGCTGCAAGTGGTGATCACCCGCGCCGCCATGAGCGAAACCCTCGAGGGCCTGCTGCAGCGCCCGATCGAAGCACCGTTGTGCTTCGAACCGGTGATGGACGCCGTGGACGGCGCGCCGGCGTCGTGGTGGCGCATGGCGCGTTATTTCATTGCCGAGCTGGAACACAGCAGCGAGTTGTACGAGCACGCGGCGTTTACCCGCGACCTGGAGAGTTCGCTGATCAAGGGCCTGATCCTCGCTCAGCCGAATAACTATTCCGAAGAACTGCGCGACGTACTCGGCGTGAAACTGCCGCACTACCTGATCCGCGCGCGCCAGTACCTCCACGTCAACGCACGCGAAGCCGTGCACCTGGAAGACCTGGAAGCCGCCGCCGGGGTGTCGCGGTTCAAGCTGTTCGATGCGTTTCGCAAGTACTTCGCCCTGTCGCCCATGGCCTACCTGAAAAAGCATCGCCTGGGCGGTGTACGCCAGGAGATCCTCGAGCACGGCTCGACCCGCACCATCTCCGAAATCGCCCTGGGCTGGGGCTTTACTCACCTGGGGCGGTTTTCGGCGGAGTACCGAAAACTGTTCGATGAGTCCCCCAGCCAGACCTTGCAGCGCAAGCGCCTGCGCAATCTCTAAAAGCAATGACATCCTATGTGGGAGGGGCGGGGTGGGGATCAGATCAACTCTTCCAGCAGTTGCAGGCAATGACTCAGCCCCGGCGATTGATCGTTCACCCGTCGGCTCAAGATGATCGGCGAAGTCGCCGTCGCCTCCACAATCGGCGTATAGCCGATGTCCGCCCGATGCAGCACCTGTACCGACGCCGGCACCAGCGTCATGCCCATCCCGGCACCGACCAGGCCGATGGCGGTCTGCAGCTCGTTGGTCCACTGCGCCACCTTCAGGCTCAAACCGTGGGCGTCGAAGAGTGCGATTACATGGTCGGCATAACTGGGCCGTGGGTTGCCGGGGTAAAGCACCACCGGCTCGGCGGCCAGTTGCGCGAGGGT
The sequence above is drawn from the Pseudomonas quebecensis genome and encodes:
- the antB gene encoding anthranilate 1,2-dioxygenase small subunit; amino-acid sequence: MNAQLQYRIEQFFYRKCELCDAQDWDAYVQLFDPQSEFHLPQWDSEHVYTRDPKRELSLIYYANRSGLEDRVFRLRTGKAASATPMPRTLHLINNVRIAEQADGTLQVHLNWHTLFYRLATSEQFYGHATYRLKPDGDSWLITRKHALLLNDTINSVLDFYHL
- the antA gene encoding anthranilate 1,2-dioxygenase large subunit; its protein translation is MSGARSVEQWKSFIESCLDFRPVDDVFRIARDMFTEPQLFDLEMELIFEKNWIYACHESELANLHDFVTMRAGRQPMIITRDGEGRLNALVNACQHRGTTLTRVGKGNQSTFTCPFHAWCYKSDGRLVKVKAPGEYPEGFDKATRGLKKARIESYKGFVFISLDVSGGDSLEDFLGDAKVFFDMMVAQSATGELEVLPGKSAYTYDGNWKLQNENGLDGYHVSTVHYNYVATVQHRQQVNSENGSAAGSTLDYSKLGAGDANTDDGWFAFNNGHSVLFSDMPNPSVRSGYATIMPRLVAEHGQQKAEWMMHRLRNLNIYPSLFFLDQISSQLRIIRPVAWNKTEIISQCLGVKGESDADRENRIRQFEDFFNVSGMGTPDDLVEFREAQRGFQGRLERWSDISRGSHRWQTGATPNSEALGIQPAMTGTEFTHEGLYVNQHRNWQQFLLKGLEQRALTLREVQ
- a CDS encoding AraC family transcriptional regulator, with the protein product MSSQTRDIRIQRFDLEGARSWMSGICGPHRLATATPERLRFHHSANVFKSRATTLGVIEYGTDVTIDIEDAEHFSSYSLSLPLVGEQELSKNGERLSSNCDQGVIISPNEHQVLAISGDCRKLQVVITRAAMSETLEGLLQRPIEAPLCFEPVMDAVDGAPASWWRMARYFIAELEHSSELYEHAAFTRDLESSLIKGLILAQPNNYSEELRDVLGVKLPHYLIRARQYLHVNAREAVHLEDLEAAAGVSRFKLFDAFRKYFALSPMAYLKKHRLGGVRQEILEHGSTRTISEIALGWGFTHLGRFSAEYRKLFDESPSQTLQRKRLRNL